The following coding sequences are from one Macaca mulatta isolate MMU2019108-1 chromosome 7, T2T-MMU8v2.0, whole genome shotgun sequence window:
- the ANG gene encoding angiogenin isoform X2 — protein sequence MVMRLGLFLLVFMLGLGLTLPTLAQDNPRYRDFLAKHYDATPQGRNDRYCESTMRRRHLTSPCKDINTFVHGNRHHITAICGDENGSPYGGNLRISTSPFQVTTCKLRGGSPRPPCQYRATRGSRNIVVGCENGLPVHLDESIFRP from the coding sequence ATGGTGATGCGCCTGGGCCTTTTCTTGTTGGTCTTCATGCTGGGTCTGGGTCTGACCCTACCCACCCTGGCTCAGGATAACCCAAGGTACAGAGACTTCCTGGCCAAGCACTATGATGCCACACCACAGGGCCGGAATGACAGATACTGTGAAAGCACAATGAGGAGACGGCATCTGACCTCACCCTGCAAAGACATCAACACCTTTGTTCATGGCAACAGGCACCACATCACGGCCATCTGTGGAGATGAGAATGGAAGCCCTTATGGAGGAAACCTAAGAATAAGCACGTCTCCTTTCCAGGTCACCACTTGCAAACTACGTGGAGGATCCCCCCGGCCTCCATGCCAGTACCGAGCCACACGGGGGTCCAGAAACATTGTTGTTGGTTGTGAAAATGGCCTACCTGTCCACTTGGATGAGTCCATTTTCCGTCCGTAA
- the ANG gene encoding angiogenin isoform X1, whose amino-acid sequence MDKSKHHRQQKKEPVLEEMVMRLGLFLLVFMLGLGLTLPTLAQDNPRYRDFLAKHYDATPQGRNDRYCESTMRRRHLTSPCKDINTFVHGNRHHITAICGDENGSPYGGNLRISTSPFQVTTCKLRGGSPRPPCQYRATRGSRNIVVGCENGLPVHLDESIFRP is encoded by the exons ATGGACAAGAGTAAGCACCACAGACAGCAGAAAAAG GAGCCTGTGTTGGAAGAGATGGTGATGCGCCTGGGCCTTTTCTTGTTGGTCTTCATGCTGGGTCTGGGTCTGACCCTACCCACCCTGGCTCAGGATAACCCAAGGTACAGAGACTTCCTGGCCAAGCACTATGATGCCACACCACAGGGCCGGAATGACAGATACTGTGAAAGCACAATGAGGAGACGGCATCTGACCTCACCCTGCAAAGACATCAACACCTTTGTTCATGGCAACAGGCACCACATCACGGCCATCTGTGGAGATGAGAATGGAAGCCCTTATGGAGGAAACCTAAGAATAAGCACGTCTCCTTTCCAGGTCACCACTTGCAAACTACGTGGAGGATCCCCCCGGCCTCCATGCCAGTACCGAGCCACACGGGGGTCCAGAAACATTGTTGTTGGTTGTGAAAATGGCCTACCTGTCCACTTGGATGAGTCCATTTTCCGTCCGTAA